A genomic stretch from Shewanella woodyi ATCC 51908 includes:
- a CDS encoding LysR family transcriptional regulator, which translates to MNISRVDLNLLVYFDVLLRELNVTRAADQLGISQPAMSNGLKRLRVLFDDPLLIRTSKGMTPTERASELKPVIRELLVGLEKAVEPKAKFNPRESEQVFRMMASDYAEATLIPLLIARLRNEAPKVILDIMTPSDVNFPDVEQGRVDMVINRFDSIPLSFHQKVLWKDSFSCLINRNHDVLKNFNLENYLNAHHVWVSKTGMGIGVGMDPDDVQRLGWVDEALAKIGAKRRITVFTRHYQAASSLAERQDLIATVPSKMARLQQDNSRVSIIPPPFDIPPIELTMAWSPLLQHNPAHKWMRELITETARIIDRF; encoded by the coding sequence ATGAATATATCTAGAGTCGACCTCAATCTGTTGGTGTATTTTGATGTTTTGCTAAGAGAGTTAAATGTCACGCGAGCAGCAGATCAATTAGGAATAAGTCAGCCTGCAATGAGTAATGGCCTTAAAAGGCTACGTGTCCTGTTTGATGACCCTCTGCTTATTCGTACTAGTAAAGGGATGACGCCCACAGAGCGTGCATCTGAACTAAAACCTGTGATCCGTGAGCTATTAGTAGGTTTAGAGAAAGCTGTAGAGCCCAAAGCCAAGTTTAATCCCCGCGAAAGTGAACAGGTGTTTCGTATGATGGCCTCAGATTATGCAGAGGCAACATTAATACCTTTATTAATCGCTAGGTTACGCAATGAAGCTCCCAAAGTGATTTTAGATATTATGACGCCTAGTGATGTTAACTTTCCCGATGTGGAGCAGGGACGGGTGGATATGGTGATTAACCGTTTTGATAGTATTCCACTCTCTTTTCATCAAAAAGTACTCTGGAAAGACAGTTTTAGCTGCTTAATTAATCGTAATCACGATGTATTGAAAAACTTTAACCTAGAAAACTACCTAAATGCTCACCATGTTTGGGTGAGTAAAACCGGTATGGGGATTGGCGTGGGGATGGATCCTGATGATGTTCAGCGTCTCGGTTGGGTTGATGAAGCATTAGCTAAAATAGGGGCAAAACGCAGGATCACTGTATTTACTCGCCACTATCAGGCTGCAAGTTCATTGGCTGAGAGACAAGATCTGATCGCAACAGTGCCTAGTAAAATGGCTAGATTACAACAAGATAACAGTAGAGTGTCGATTATACCGCCGCCTTTTGATATCCCGCCCATTGAGCTTACTATGGCTTGGAGTCCGCTACTACAACATAACCCTGCCCATAAGTGGATGCGTGAACTCATCACAGAAACAGCCCGTATCATTGACCGTTTTTAA
- a CDS encoding DUF2157 domain-containing protein: MRLINLFKKELAHEARDWVRDELVSDAQASAILARYGESLDEDPNKNSFGYYLLMSLGALFLGLALILIVSHNWEEIPRVIRTTGLLLLTFSCGVIGSKLFLSGREQAGKIWLFFGGISYGTSIMLVAQIYHLGEHFPDGIFWWAAGILPLVIFTQSRLLALLSFTLATIWAMVETGEDFFPALYPIFAVVTLWLTLFKKTSRLLFVGSIAALVTWFNLALAWAMGGAGYFELFEEQLPLSIAIGILLNGLAWWLMRSKDHDWQEYGLVTHIWLLRGSIITLLVLSFEGVWQDYPMGFDWLSLLGITTLLLFGCLSWGLSRKSGLYASTPAILMTFYFVLCFALVGAFDNMELITAIATNLMLVVMGILLIRRGIDQTQTHYFYTGVVTLLLTAFFRYFDLIGDYIGGAILFMVAAAILMAAAKYWKYHLKLVTKVDDTQVREGE, from the coding sequence ATGAGGCTGATCAACCTCTTTAAAAAGGAACTTGCCCATGAAGCTCGAGATTGGGTGCGCGATGAGCTAGTGTCCGATGCTCAGGCGAGTGCTATTTTAGCCCGCTATGGTGAATCATTAGATGAAGATCCCAATAAAAACTCCTTCGGTTACTACCTATTAATGTCACTTGGTGCGCTGTTTTTAGGGTTAGCCTTGATCCTTATTGTGTCCCATAACTGGGAGGAGATCCCAAGAGTCATACGCACCACAGGCTTGCTGTTATTGACCTTCAGTTGTGGTGTCATTGGTAGCAAACTTTTTCTGTCAGGCCGAGAGCAGGCTGGTAAAATCTGGCTGTTTTTTGGCGGGATCAGTTACGGTACCAGTATCATGCTGGTCGCTCAAATATATCACTTAGGTGAACATTTTCCCGATGGTATATTCTGGTGGGCTGCGGGTATCTTACCTCTGGTCATTTTCACTCAGAGTAGGCTATTAGCCTTACTCTCTTTCACACTAGCCACTATTTGGGCCATGGTAGAAACAGGGGAGGATTTTTTCCCCGCACTCTATCCTATATTTGCAGTGGTGACTCTCTGGTTAACCCTGTTCAAAAAAACATCTCGGTTACTGTTTGTTGGCAGCATTGCAGCTCTGGTTACCTGGTTTAATTTAGCATTGGCTTGGGCGATGGGTGGTGCAGGTTATTTCGAACTTTTTGAAGAGCAGCTGCCACTCTCTATTGCGATCGGTATATTGCTTAACGGTCTGGCTTGGTGGTTAATGAGATCTAAAGATCATGATTGGCAGGAGTATGGGCTAGTGACTCATATCTGGCTGCTAAGAGGATCCATTATTACACTGCTAGTTCTGAGCTTTGAGGGAGTATGGCAAGATTACCCGATGGGGTTTGACTGGCTGTCTCTGTTAGGTATTACCACTTTGCTTCTTTTTGGTTGTTTATCTTGGGGATTATCGAGAAAAAGTGGTTTATATGCCTCAACGCCAGCTATCTTAATGACGTTCTATTTTGTCTTGTGTTTCGCCTTAGTGGGAGCGTTCGATAATATGGAGCTGATCACCGCAATTGCAACAAACTTAATGTTAGTTGTTATGGGGATCCTATTGATCCGCAGAGGGATAGATCAGACACAAACCCACTACTTTTATACCGGTGTCGTTACTCTCTTGTTGACTGCTTTTTTCCGTTACTTTGATCTTATTGGTGACTATATAGGTGGGGCAATTCTCTTTATGGTCGCAGCAGCTATCTTGATGGCTGCAGCTAAGTATTGGAAATATCACCTAAAGTTAGTTACGAAAGTCGATGATACACAAGTTAGGGAGGGCGAGTAA
- a CDS encoding DMT family transporter yields the protein MSEPASLKKQDNTIASSGLSKMVPVAFLAVVIIWSTTPLGIVWSSESVHPSMAVLLRMIIALLLGSFILLIARIRLPLSKAALKLYGVSSIGIVGGMLLSYFAAKYLASGTMSLIFGLSPLLSGLLAQKILNEPKFGPMRSISLVVAFIGLGIVCSSKISLTSDSWIGLALVLAAVSLFSLSGVLIKTVKINIHPIASTVGALMISTPMFALAWILFDGTLPIDSWSERSLYAILYLGVFGSLIGFIAYFYILQNLSASTVALVTLITPAFAMMLGARLNGEIITSALILGAICVLLGLTLYQFGDKLLNRYRPSYQVDRTEEG from the coding sequence ATGTCAGAGCCTGCATCACTAAAAAAGCAAGATAACACTATCGCCTCATCTGGCTTGTCAAAAATGGTGCCCGTTGCATTTCTAGCCGTTGTGATCATTTGGTCCACAACGCCACTGGGGATAGTCTGGAGCAGTGAGTCTGTTCACCCAAGCATGGCCGTGTTGCTGCGAATGATCATCGCTTTGCTGCTTGGTAGCTTCATTCTTCTTATCGCCAGAATTCGTTTACCTCTGTCTAAAGCTGCGCTAAAACTCTATGGCGTCTCATCCATCGGTATTGTTGGCGGAATGCTACTGAGTTACTTTGCAGCTAAATACTTAGCTTCAGGCACCATGTCATTAATTTTTGGACTCTCACCGTTACTCTCAGGGCTGCTAGCCCAGAAGATCCTCAATGAGCCTAAATTTGGTCCCATGCGATCCATCTCTCTGGTGGTCGCTTTTATTGGGTTAGGAATTGTCTGCTCTTCAAAAATATCGTTAACTTCTGATAGTTGGATTGGCTTAGCTTTGGTGTTAGCCGCTGTATCTCTCTTTAGCTTAAGCGGAGTGTTAATCAAGACCGTTAAGATCAATATTCATCCCATCGCCAGTACAGTGGGAGCCTTGATGATATCAACCCCTATGTTTGCACTGGCTTGGATACTGTTTGATGGCACCCTACCCATTGACAGTTGGAGTGAGAGATCTCTCTATGCCATTCTTTACCTTGGTGTCTTTGGCTCTTTGATAGGATTTATCGCTTATTTCTATATTTTGCAAAACCTCAGCGCCAGTACCGTTGCCTTAGTGACACTCATCACGCCGGCTTTTGCCATGATGCTAGGGGCAAGACTTAATGGTGAGATCATCACCTCTGCATTAATCTTAGGCGCAATTTGTGTTTTACTCGGCCTCACCTTGTATCAATTTGGCGATAAACTATTAAATAGATATAGACCGAGTTATCAAGTAGATAGAACTGAAGAGGGTTAG
- a CDS encoding isocitrate lyase: protein MSNYRADIDSATTLVEKEGSAWNAINPESVARMRAQNQFKTGLDIAKYTAKIMREDMANYDADSSQYTQSLGCWHGFIGQQKMISIKKHLLTTKRRYLYLSGWMVAALRSEFGPLPDQSMHEKTSVASLIAELYTFLRQADARELGGLFRELDKAQGAEKDAVQAKIDNFETHVVPIIADIDAGFGNEEATYLMAKQMIEAGACCIQLENQVSDVKQCGHQDGKVTVPHVEFLAKINAVRYAFLELGIDDGVIVARTDSLGAGLTQKIAVTAEPGDLGDKYNSFLEVEEVATDNLNNGDVVFKRGDKLVKPSRLPNGLFKFRAGTGEERCVLDCITSLQNGADLLWIETEKPHVAQIGGMVNAIRKVIPNAKLVYNNSPSFNWTLNFRQQIFDAMSEAGQDVSAYNRADLMNIDYDGTELAVQADEKIRTFQADAAREAGIFHHLITLPTYHTAALSTDNLAKEYFGDQGMLGYVANVQRKEIRQGIACVKHQNMAGSDMGDDHKEYFSGDQALKASGKDNTMNQFG from the coding sequence ATGTCAAATTACAGAGCAGATATCGACAGCGCTACAACATTAGTTGAGAAAGAAGGTAGCGCATGGAATGCAATTAATCCTGAGTCAGTAGCTCGTATGCGAGCTCAGAACCAGTTTAAGACGGGTTTAGACATAGCTAAGTACACTGCTAAAATCATGCGTGAAGATATGGCAAATTATGATGCCGATAGCTCGCAATACACTCAGTCTTTAGGTTGCTGGCATGGCTTTATCGGCCAGCAAAAGATGATCTCTATTAAGAAGCATCTGTTAACCACTAAGCGCCGTTATCTTTATCTATCAGGTTGGATGGTTGCTGCACTGCGTAGTGAGTTTGGACCGCTACCTGATCAGTCTATGCATGAGAAGACATCGGTTGCCAGTTTAATCGCCGAACTATATACCTTCCTACGCCAAGCTGACGCCCGTGAGCTAGGTGGCCTGTTCCGCGAGCTTGATAAAGCTCAAGGCGCAGAGAAAGATGCAGTACAAGCTAAGATAGATAACTTCGAAACACATGTCGTACCAATTATTGCCGATATCGATGCAGGTTTCGGTAACGAAGAAGCCACCTATTTAATGGCTAAACAGATGATTGAAGCTGGTGCATGTTGTATTCAACTTGAAAACCAGGTTTCTGATGTTAAGCAGTGTGGTCACCAAGATGGTAAAGTGACTGTTCCACATGTTGAGTTTTTAGCTAAAATCAATGCAGTTCGTTATGCCTTCCTTGAGCTAGGTATCGATGATGGTGTTATCGTTGCCCGTACTGACTCACTAGGTGCAGGACTTACACAGAAAATTGCAGTAACTGCTGAGCCAGGTGATTTAGGTGATAAGTACAACTCTTTCCTTGAAGTTGAAGAGGTGGCTACTGATAACCTTAACAATGGTGATGTTGTCTTTAAGCGCGGTGACAAGTTAGTTAAACCATCACGCCTTCCAAACGGCCTATTCAAGTTCAGAGCTGGTACAGGTGAAGAGCGCTGTGTATTAGATTGTATCACTAGCTTACAAAATGGTGCCGATCTGCTTTGGATTGAAACAGAGAAGCCACATGTTGCCCAGATTGGCGGTATGGTTAACGCTATTCGTAAAGTTATCCCGAATGCTAAGCTTGTGTACAACAACTCTCCATCGTTCAACTGGACACTTAACTTCCGTCAGCAGATCTTCGATGCAATGAGTGAAGCAGGCCAAGATGTATCAGCCTATAACCGTGCTGATTTGATGAATATCGATTACGATGGTACTGAGCTGGCTGTTCAAGCTGACGAGAAGATCCGTACTTTCCAAGCCGATGCTGCACGTGAGGCGGGGATTTTCCATCACCTAATCACACTGCCGACATACCACACGGCTGCGCTGTCTACCGATAACTTAGCTAAAGAGTACTTCGGTGATCAAGGCATGCTAGGTTATGTTGCTAATGTTCAACGTAAGGAGATCCGTCAAGGTATCGCCTGTGTTAAGCACCAAAACATGGCAGGTTCTGATATGGGTGATGACCACAAGGAGTACTTCTCTGGAGATCAAGCGCTTAAAGCTTCTGGTAAAGACAACACAATGAACCAATTTGGCTAA
- a CDS encoding GDYXXLXY domain-containing protein has protein sequence MESLVTPLLRKGSPSKRFVQIGLFLTILFQLSVLCVEYLGAVWPIWTGKAVVLKTQPVDPRSLFRGNYVRLNYDISRVERKDAEAFKLGSVVYLTLEENSGLWQAKEVTRDMPSEGDFIRGRVRSHYGEVLSIDYGIEAFFMPKEKALAVEKEMQGTGTAQVEVFISGSGKARAVGFICIAKSCDEYPDD, from the coding sequence ATGGAGAGTTTAGTGACGCCATTATTAAGAAAAGGCAGCCCAAGCAAAAGGTTTGTCCAGATTGGCTTGTTCTTGACTATTTTGTTTCAGCTTTCAGTGTTGTGCGTGGAGTATTTAGGTGCTGTTTGGCCAATTTGGACTGGCAAGGCGGTGGTATTAAAAACTCAGCCTGTGGATCCCAGAAGTTTGTTTCGAGGTAACTATGTGCGACTTAATTATGATATCAGCAGGGTTGAGCGTAAAGATGCCGAAGCCTTTAAATTAGGCAGTGTGGTTTATCTTACTCTTGAGGAGAACTCTGGCTTGTGGCAAGCCAAAGAGGTAACACGTGATATGCCTAGTGAAGGGGATTTTATTCGCGGCCGTGTTCGGAGTCACTATGGTGAAGTGCTCAGCATCGATTACGGCATTGAAGCTTTCTTTATGCCAAAAGAGAAAGCGTTGGCGGTAGAAAAAGAGATGCAAGGTACGGGTACTGCCCAAGTCGAGGTCTTTATCTCTGGATCTGGTAAAGCTAGAGCTGTAGGTTTTATATGTATTGCAAAATCATGTGATGAGTATCCCGATGATTGA
- a CDS encoding AAA family ATPase, whose product MRRVIIFGNSGSGKSTLAKQLCESEGLAHLDLDTLAWQPMGDDQAPLRMPLHNSKQELERFIAEKDSWVIEGCYIDLVALVSDRATELIFMDLDVDKCIANARSRPWEPHKYESKDAQDANLVMLLEWISQYYHREDEFSHLSHNAFFGRYTGKKTRLIENV is encoded by the coding sequence GTGAGGCGAGTGATAATTTTTGGAAATTCAGGCTCTGGAAAATCAACCTTAGCGAAGCAATTATGTGAGAGTGAGGGATTGGCTCATCTGGATCTTGATACCTTGGCTTGGCAACCAATGGGAGATGATCAGGCTCCGCTGCGAATGCCACTGCATAACTCTAAGCAAGAGTTAGAGCGGTTTATTGCCGAGAAGGACTCATGGGTTATCGAGGGCTGTTACATTGATTTGGTGGCCTTAGTCAGTGATAGAGCGACAGAGTTGATATTTATGGACTTGGATGTGGACAAGTGTATTGCTAATGCGAGATCTCGTCCCTGGGAGCCCCATAAATATGAGAGCAAAGATGCCCAAGATGCCAACTTGGTTATGTTACTTGAGTGGATAAGTCAGTATTATCATCGAGAGGATGAGTTTTCTCACTTAAGCCATAATGCTTTTTTTGGCCGCTATACAGGTAAGAAAACCCGACTAATAGAAAATGTATAG
- a CDS encoding dipeptidyl-peptidase 5: MKKSALILALAGAGVVSTVQASKTEDFTVQHLVKINKLHSATLSNDGNKLAYAVKKFDSEGEASSDLYIQDLTNPDSKAKQLTSAAGTEHNLAFSADDKTLYFLAGRDGSSQLYSLSLSGGEAIQISDLPLDIEGFKLSQDSKQVVLNMRVFPECKDLACSKDKFEAEAERKSTGREYKQLMVRHWDTWSDHSRSHLFVANLNGKKISTAVDVTAGLDTETPPKPFSGMEEVTFTPDGKYVVYSAKAPSKDQAWITNYDLWQVPVTGGKTVNLTEANKAWDSHPTYSADGRYLAYLAMTKPGFEADRYRIMLRDTVTGQEKEVAPLWDRSPSSLSFGKDNRTLYVTAQDVGQVSIFEVNTQFGDVKTVFNDGSNSIVGVNNDKIIFNHKSLVQPGDLHSISFDGQGLKRLTDVNKENLAKIKFGEFEQFSFKGWNNEEVHGYWIKPTDYKAGKKYPIAFLVHGGPQGSFGNSFSSRWNAQLWAGAGYGVVMIDFHGSTGYGQAFTDSISKDWGGKPLEDLQKGLAAVTKQQKWLDGDRACALGGSYGGYMMNWFQGNWSDGFNCLVNHAGLFDMRSMYYVTEELWFPEYEFGGTYEDNKALYEKFNPVNYVENWKTPMLVIHGEKDFRVPYGQGLAAFSFMQRKGIPSELLIYPEENHWILNPDNLEQWYANVLGWMDRWTEKK, translated from the coding sequence ATGAAAAAATCTGCACTCATACTTGCGCTGGCAGGCGCAGGGGTAGTAAGTACTGTTCAAGCCTCTAAAACTGAGGACTTTACGGTTCAGCACTTAGTCAAAATCAACAAGCTTCATTCTGCAACACTCTCCAATGATGGCAATAAATTAGCTTATGCTGTCAAAAAATTTGATAGTGAAGGTGAAGCCAGCTCTGATCTCTACATTCAAGATCTAACAAACCCAGACAGTAAAGCTAAACAACTTACTTCAGCGGCGGGTACTGAGCACAACCTTGCTTTTTCGGCTGACGATAAAACCCTGTATTTTTTAGCTGGACGTGATGGCTCAAGCCAACTCTACTCTCTATCACTCTCCGGTGGCGAAGCGATTCAGATCTCTGATCTGCCACTGGATATTGAAGGCTTTAAACTCTCACAGGACAGTAAGCAAGTTGTACTGAACATGCGTGTCTTCCCTGAGTGTAAAGATCTTGCTTGCTCAAAAGACAAGTTTGAGGCCGAAGCGGAGCGTAAATCAACGGGACGTGAATATAAGCAGTTAATGGTCAGACATTGGGACACCTGGAGCGATCACTCTCGCAGTCACCTGTTTGTTGCCAACCTTAACGGTAAGAAGATCTCGACCGCTGTTGATGTCACCGCAGGTTTGGACACCGAAACACCGCCAAAGCCATTTTCAGGTATGGAGGAGGTGACTTTCACGCCAGATGGTAAGTATGTGGTTTACAGTGCAAAAGCGCCAAGTAAAGATCAAGCTTGGATCACTAATTATGATCTATGGCAGGTACCTGTGACTGGCGGCAAGACGGTTAATTTAACTGAAGCGAATAAGGCGTGGGATTCACATCCAACTTACTCAGCCGATGGACGTTACTTAGCTTACTTAGCAATGACAAAACCAGGTTTTGAAGCCGACCGTTACCGAATTATGTTACGTGACACTGTGACAGGCCAGGAGAAAGAGGTTGCCCCATTGTGGGACAGGAGCCCTAGCTCACTCTCTTTTGGCAAAGATAATCGTACCTTGTACGTGACTGCACAAGATGTCGGCCAAGTTAGCATTTTTGAGGTTAATACGCAGTTTGGTGACGTAAAAACAGTCTTTAATGATGGCAGTAACAGCATCGTTGGCGTCAACAATGACAAGATCATCTTCAATCATAAAAGCTTGGTTCAGCCTGGAGACCTCCACTCTATCAGTTTTGATGGGCAGGGCCTTAAACGTCTTACCGATGTGAATAAAGAGAACCTAGCTAAGATAAAGTTTGGTGAGTTCGAACAGTTTAGCTTTAAGGGCTGGAATAACGAAGAGGTTCACGGTTACTGGATTAAGCCGACCGATTATAAAGCGGGTAAGAAATACCCAATAGCTTTTCTCGTTCACGGTGGACCGCAAGGCTCGTTTGGTAACTCATTCAGCAGTCGCTGGAATGCACAGCTATGGGCTGGCGCTGGTTATGGCGTGGTGATGATCGACTTCCATGGTTCTACCGGATATGGCCAAGCATTTACTGATTCAATCTCAAAAGATTGGGGAGGAAAGCCACTTGAAGATCTTCAAAAAGGCTTAGCGGCAGTCACTAAACAGCAGAAATGGTTAGATGGCGATCGCGCTTGTGCCTTAGGTGGTTCCTATGGCGGCTATATGATGAACTGGTTCCAGGGGAACTGGAGTGACGGCTTTAACTGTCTAGTTAATCACGCTGGCCTATTTGATATGCGCTCTATGTACTATGTCACTGAGGAGCTATGGTTCCCTGAGTATGAGTTTGGTGGCACCTACGAAGATAACAAAGCGCTATATGAAAAGTTCAACCCAGTTAACTATGTAGAGAACTGGAAAACGCCTATGTTAGTTATCCATGGTGAGAAGGACTTCCGCGTTCCTTATGGCCAAGGTTTAGCGGCGTTTAGCTTTATGCAGCGCAAAGGCATTCCGTCTGAACTGCTTATCTATCCAGAGGAGAATCATTGGATCTTAAACCCAGATAATCTTGAGCAGTGGTATGCCAATGTTCTGGGCTGGATGGATCGCTGGACTGAGAAAAAATAA
- the yjjG gene encoding pyrimidine 5'-nucleotidase translates to MQYQWILFDADETLFHFDAFAGLKLMFSGFDIDFTLTDFEIYQRVNKPLWVDYQDGVISAAELQTKRFIEWGEKIGVTAQHLNSEFLKAMAEICDLLPGAKTLIEDLAGKASLGIITNGFTELQTVRLEKTGLLNAFHHVIISEEVGIAKPDVGIFDHALTRMNNPERSQVLMVGDNPHSDILGGLNAGLDTCWLNATEQERPDGITPHYEVKSLTELHRLLLS, encoded by the coding sequence ATGCAATACCAATGGATTCTATTCGATGCCGATGAAACCCTGTTTCATTTCGATGCATTTGCGGGCCTTAAACTGATGTTTAGCGGTTTCGATATCGATTTTACATTAACTGATTTTGAGATCTATCAAAGGGTGAATAAACCACTTTGGGTGGATTATCAAGATGGGGTGATTAGCGCAGCCGAGCTACAGACAAAAAGGTTTATTGAGTGGGGGGAGAAGATAGGCGTGACGGCTCAACACCTCAATAGTGAATTTCTAAAGGCGATGGCGGAGATATGCGATCTGCTACCTGGGGCAAAAACCTTGATTGAGGATTTAGCCGGTAAAGCGAGCCTAGGCATTATCACTAATGGTTTTACTGAGTTGCAAACAGTACGTTTAGAGAAAACAGGCCTGCTGAACGCATTTCATCACGTCATTATTTCTGAAGAGGTGGGAATTGCGAAACCAGATGTTGGTATCTTCGATCATGCGCTAACACGGATGAATAATCCGGAGCGAAGCCAAGTATTAATGGTTGGGGATAACCCGCATTCAGACATTTTAGGTGGCTTGAATGCTGGGTTAGATACTTGCTGGCTCAATGCAACAGAGCAGGAGAGGCCAGATGGGATCACGCCCCACTATGAAGTTAAATCTTTGACAGAGCTGCATAGGTTACTATTAAGTTAA